ctattgatcctgatcaagaatatatatactttatatggtcggaaacgcttccttctgcctgttacatacttttcaacgaatctagtatacccttttactctgcgagtaacgggtataaaaatcgaaAACGGTAAAAATCTTTTCCAGTTTTTAAAGTTctaaaaattttcaaaatatgtaaaatttcATCACTATTGACGGTTAACGTggtaaacaataaaaaagaacGAGGAACGACCTTAACCGGTAAGCTAGTGGAGTGCAAGGGaaatttctattgaaattgggatacaaaattaaaaacgaatcttaatattttttaaatggtGACAGCTATGGGCTTCAAAGAGGGCGGggaaatttttgaaataaacaTTCACTTCTTTCTAACCATTACTAACAATTTTACTATACAAGCACcggttaaaaaaaatgtttgtaataGTGGTCTAATATAGCGTCAAAAGATAAAGAAGACAACGAAATCTAATAATGTTATATATACAGGCATGCCCCGGTAATCGAATTCGTAAGATTTTTACGATTTCGATTTAAAAATTtggtgctctggttttcgaaagaatttttgtttatatcaaattatttcttatttactaagggaaaaaaaatagattaCTCAGTTGTCTATTGATGTTTTTTCCCCATCATTCTGccacttagttattttataaaatatttatttaaaaatttcaaacaaaatgttgccgaCGCGTCGGCGACAACAATTTTCGATTTGCGAACatcggaaattaaaaattgaacaTCGGAATTAAAACTGTAAAAAAGGTGGCAGTTCTAGATTTTCTCAAGCACTTCAATTTCTGCCTTCTTCGGGCTTTaaaacaagcaattgcaaatttaaaagacatttttcacgttgtttgattttgacaaataaaataaaacaggtGTTTGAAACGAAACATTCTGATAGTAAACATTTTGTgaaaaccagagcacctaATAACGAAATCGTAAGATTTGGCCCAAATCgaattagaaaaaaaattacgatTACCGGAGCTTGCCTGATAGTTTTGGCGATACCTTTTGATCGGTGTATCACTTATTCTGATTggagaaatttatttttatctggTAATCATCCAACCTTATCATAGTACTAACACAAATTTGTCTTTTTGCAATTAGGCAAAGGTTAGAAAATTCATGCctactcaaaaacaaaagagaacgctatagtcgagttccccgactatctgacacccgttactcagctagtggaagtttgtgggcgttagagtggccatggcaaacatttttttttgcaaaccgATAAAAATTTccaagaataataaaaacatttcccaaaagtgtgggcgttgcagttttgagcggcttgtggtcgttagagtgggcgtggcaacaaggaGTCTACATGCTTAGTCTCaatttttttatagttttatgGCTTATATAGCTTTAATAGAGATCTccacgttcatacggacgttcaagaatatatatacttctgttacatacttttcaacgaatctagtatgcccttttactctacgagtaacgggtataataaaataagtgTACAAATTAATGTATATCTAATGGTCGGGGAAATACATCCCTCAACTTCAAATTATTATACGGATAACATATACCATCTTAAATTCCGAGTAACAACAGTTTTACAAcagttaaaattaattataataatttgacTAGTTAAAGCTTTAAACGTTATCTTAgctttatttggtttatttgtcGTTAATGCTAAGAATTGTTTTATCAAATTTTTCCCTAAGATTTCTTCAAGAAGAAAAAATGCCACAAACGCTGTTATCGAGGGATTTGAACTTATTATCAGACACTCTCTCCCGCATTTTTTTGCTTCAACCAGCATACACTATAACCTATCGGATTACTCACTCACATTCTGTTTAAACGTAAGCTGTTTGTGTTTAGACGATATTTTAATTGTATctttatttagatttattattttatacatttttgtcgtcacaaaaatgtaaattgagGGTATACAAtaaccaaattaaatattacgtTTATACTATATAAGGTGTTACGGATTTTCTGGAAAGAAATCACCAGTTTATGCGACAGACTCCAAATTCATGCTTTTACTTGTGCTAAGCTAATTAGGATGCCTGAGGATTAGACAAAGGTCCTAATTTGATTTCTATCTCTATTCTATTAACTAAGAAGTGCATAATGaaaaagtcgttaaaaaaataattagacACAAACATTAGGCCAAATTTAACCAATTATATCCTTGTCTGATTTGCttttcttacatttttccACTTAAATTATACAGACGGTCCATAGAGTTTCATATTCAAATTTCGTGCGATAGAAAATTTATGAATAGGATTGGTATATACTATTCATAAGTATATCGCATGGGAAAGACTGAAATAGGCAATTTTCTTTGCATGAGATTAAAGCAACCATTTTTGCTAAGCTGTCACAACattctatattttttcaaCATTAACTTTCAATACAAATTTCTACATGCGTAGTTAGTTACTTTCACAATTTTAGATTTATTGGTCCAAACggcaaatatgtatgtttttaattttgagtAAGGAAATcaccacatttttttttcgaataaGACGTGCGTGTGAACATAGAAACACTCACCTGCGTGTCATTTAGTATCTCCAAGTGCTCTCCCTTCCGGAAGCTCAAATCCTCATCGGTGCGGGCGTCGTAGTCGTAGAGTGCGACAAAAATCTTCGCGTTGGCGCCGGACGTATCGCTCTCCGGGATCTGGGGAACCGGACGGATCTGCTCTGGCGGCTGTCCGGCGTGTGAGGGCATGGGGATTTGGggcacgcccacgcccactccgatGGTGGGCGGGTCATCCAACTTTATGCGATCTGCGGGCTTGTCGGGTTCACCCTTTTGCGTGGTGAGGCAGTTACCCATTGTTGAATGAGTAGTTTTGCTACTAAATGCAATCAATGGAAGCCAAATTGCAGCGCTTGCGTTTACTGTTACTTTCactgtttgtttattgtttgtggCTGCGAGATCACGCTTGGGTGTTGGCACTAAACGCCGCTCTCACTCGATCCCCTCTTCGCTGACTCTCTTCACTGCTTGTAATTTGTGCAAGTTGCTATCGCCTTTTCGCTCAACTCTGTATTACTGGGCactaacaaaattaaatgcctGCCCACTACCAAacgtgtgcctgtgtgtgtgtgcgtgcgtgagTGTTTTCTCACTTTTATCTACATTTGCtcatgtgggtgtgtgtgtgatgctGGGCTGCTGGCAGCCAACAAATCCAGCAGTATGCCGTCGTTTTGGCCGcaaaagaaattcaaattagGCGATTAAATGGGTGACTCGCTATTGCACTATTATTTAGTTGGGCTAGCATCCGCATTCACatttttaacttaaatattaTCCTCTTTTTCCCATCGCCTTGCAAAAAGCTGTGTGACCAGTACGCGGACGCAAAAAATACCATAAGGCTAGGGCAAATATACTATAATACTGAATTTTAgccattaaaatatgtttgatTACACATAACAAAATTGCGGTCGAAATTCTTCGAAAATaccatttcattttcacaaCTTGGATAGTTTGTTTTGAAAATCAGATATTAGTGATTGCGTTGTTGGCCCTGTTATAAAGCcatatttgtgcaaaaaaatagtttgtatttttgttgattATTAAATTGTTGACCAATATAACATGAGAAATTGTTTTTCACGGGTGATGGAGGAAAGAGCATAAAATGGTCATAAGATACAAATACGGACTAGATAAGCAAAATAGTATATTTTCATAAAGACTACATTCT
This genomic stretch from Drosophila teissieri strain GT53w chromosome 2L, Prin_Dtei_1.1, whole genome shotgun sequence harbors:
- the LOC122611725 gene encoding tyrosine-protein kinase Src42A-like, producing MGNCLTTQKGEPDKPADRIKLDDPPTIGVGVGVPQIPMPSHAGQPPEQIRPVPQIPESDTSGANAKIFVALYDYDARTDEDLSFRKGEHLEILNDTQGDWWLARSKKTRSEGYIPSNYVAKLKSIEAEP